The Photobacterium sanguinicancri genome includes the window AGTTTTGCTTCAATAACGTCACCACCTAGCGTATCGACAGTTAGCGCCAGTACATCAGTGTTGATGGTAATAAGGTTGTTGGACGTGATTAAGTCTGTAACGGGTTGGCCATCTGCAGAATGTGAAGGCACATCACCACTGTTGTTAACTTGCTGCGCTACACCCTGGCTTTGAGGCTGAGGGTTGTTGTCCATATTCCACTGTTGGAACAGTAGGAAAGAGACAAACAGTAGGGCAATTAACAGAATATTGCGTTGGGAATCCATCGTTAATTATCTCTGTCGTTATGCTTGGTTGGCGGAACGGGGTCAAAACCACCGTCGTTTAAAGGATGACATCTTAATAGACGTTTCGCTGCTAACCAACAACCTTTTATCGCTCCATGTGCTTTTACAGCTTCAATAGCGTATTGAGAACATGTAGGGGTAAAACGACAGCGTGGCCCGAGTAACGGACTAATTGCCAGTTGGTAAAAGCGGACTAGTCGTACGACTAGCCACGCGAAGGGCGAGACAGGCGATGCCATAATTTATCTAACAGTTTAAATAACTCTTCGTTGCTCAGCTCTTGAGCACTCTTCTTGGCAATCACGACGAAATCTTTCGCAGGCAGGTCAGCTTGCTTTAAACGGAAACTTTCTCGAACAATACGTTTGAATCGGTTTCTGTTAGGTGCAGTTTTAATCTGTTTCTTAGGAACAGCAAGACCAAGGCGAGGAAGGTTTAGGTCGTTAGGACGGGCAAGAATAGTTAAGTGAGGAGAGCCAGCACGATGAGCTTGCTGGAAGACTTTTTTATAATGTTCGGGAGTTAACAGACGTAACTCCCGAGAAAAGGCTAGCTTATTCAAAATAATCTGAGATTATTTAGAAAGGCGCTTACGGCCTTTAGCACGACGTGCATTGATTGTTGCGCGACCGTTCTTAGTTGCCATGCGAGCACGGAAACCGTGGCTGCGCTTGCGCTTTAGAACTGAAGGTTGAAAAGTGCGTTTCATGGTATTACCTTAAATTAACTGATCAGTTTTTAAGTTTGTTATTTAGTTTCGGACATAAAAATATCCTCGACCTCTAACAAAGAGGCGGAATTGTAATCACTGACACATAAAGAGTCAATCATTATACCCATCAAAAAGACGGGCGCTGCATTATACTTTTTGTTGGTCCGAGTGCAAGGATCCTTTATTGATCCCAACCTGTTTCAAGAATCTCTGTAGTCTGGGATCGTTTGGGTGGCCAAAGATCTGATCCGGAGAGCCTTGTTCGACGAAGCCACCATCCGCCATAAAGATCACTCTATCAGCCACTTCTCGGGCAAATTGCATCTCATGAGTGACCACTAACATGGTTTGATGGCGGGTCGCTAGTTTCTTCATTAATGTCAGTACTTCACCGACCCATTCAGGATCCAATGCCGAAGTGGGTTCATCAAATAATAGTAGCTCGGCGTCTAATGCCATGGCGCGCCCAATCCCGACCCGCTGTTGTTGTCCCCCTGATAAGGCGGCAGGGTACGCATCCCCTTTATCACCAAGTCCTATGTCATCCAATATTTGTTGGGCATGTTCATATGCTTTTGCTTTATCCCAATCTTTTACGGTGATCAGGCCTTCAGCAATGTTCTGTTTGGCGGTCATATGGGAGAAAAGGGCGTAGTTTTGAAAGACAAACCCTGTTTTTCGACGTAAATCCAGAATATCGCGCTGTTTAGCCGTTTGGCTATCGACGTTGACATCATCAATGCGGATATGACCTTGATCGGCGCGCTCTAGAAAGTTAATACAGCGCAATAAAGTGGATTTACCGGTCCCTGAAGGCCCAATGATCACCACGATTTCACCTTTATTGATGGTTAAATCCAGATCAGAAAAAACCGTACTGTCGCCAAAACGCTTGGTGAGATGGATAAAATTAATCATCGTTGGTATGCCTTATTGAGTTTGGTTTCAGCCCAGTATTGAACGCGAGTTAGTACCACGACCATTAGCCAGTAGATAAGTGCGACAGCCAAAAAGGCTTCAAAAAACTTAAAACTGGATGATGCTTCCATTTGGGCTCGAGCCATAATTTCAGCCACCCCTAACGTAAAAGCTAGCGAGGTGGATTTGATCATATCGATGAAGTAATTCATCAGCGAAGGTAGCGCAATTCGGGTGGCCTGCGGCAAAATAACTCTGCGCATGGCTTGGAGTTCGGTCATACCGATCGACAAGCTGGCTTCCATTTGACTCCGATCAATACCATTGATCGCGGCACGGATACTTTCGGCTTTATAGGCAGCAAAGTGAAGGCTTAATCCGATAACAGCCGCGCTGAAGGCATCTAAACCGATAAAAATAGGAAAGACTTGCGGTAAACCGTAATAAAGCAGGAACAACTGCACCAGCAGTGGCGTACCTCGGAAGAAGCTTATATAGAGCTGTGCTAATTGGTTAAGCACAGGAATGCGATAAATGCGAATGAGCGCAATAACAACGGCAATAATGAGTGAAAAGAGTAAGCCCCATAACGCCATCGTTAAGGTTACCCCGAGGTAACCCATTAAAATGGGTATTAAGGAAAGCATGTAGTCAAAATCAAAACCCATGATGGTGGATGTCCCATGTTTAAGGTGGTTTACGACCGATTACTCACTAGTATGATTATTCAATCGCAAGTAGAAAAAAGTAATAAGAATAAAAAGAGGCGCTAAGCGACAAAACTCACCCGAAGGTGAGTTTAAGTGTACTCGGTAAACGATAAGTCGGTGTGCTGGCTTATTTGGTGATATCGGCATCAAACCACTTAATCGAAATATTGGCCAACGTCCCATCGTCACGCATAGCCGTGAGTGCGGTATTTACTTGGTCACGTAACTGCTGGCCTTTTTCACTTTTTAC containing:
- the yidD gene encoding membrane protein insertion efficiency factor YidD, which gives rise to MASPVSPFAWLVVRLVRFYQLAISPLLGPRCRFTPTCSQYAIEAVKAHGAIKGCWLAAKRLLRCHPLNDGGFDPVPPTKHNDRDN
- a CDS encoding amino acid ABC transporter ATP-binding protein; this encodes MINFIHLTKRFGDSTVFSDLDLTINKGEIVVIIGPSGTGKSTLLRCINFLERADQGHIRIDDVNVDSQTAKQRDILDLRRKTGFVFQNYALFSHMTAKQNIAEGLITVKDWDKAKAYEHAQQILDDIGLGDKGDAYPAALSGGQQQRVGIGRAMALDAELLLFDEPTSALDPEWVGEVLTLMKKLATRHQTMLVVTHEMQFAREVADRVIFMADGGFVEQGSPDQIFGHPNDPRLQRFLKQVGINKGSLHSDQQKV
- a CDS encoding amino acid ABC transporter permease → MGFDFDYMLSLIPILMGYLGVTLTMALWGLLFSLIIAVVIALIRIYRIPVLNQLAQLYISFFRGTPLLVQLFLLYYGLPQVFPIFIGLDAFSAAVIGLSLHFAAYKAESIRAAINGIDRSQMEASLSIGMTELQAMRRVILPQATRIALPSLMNYFIDMIKSTSLAFTLGVAEIMARAQMEASSSFKFFEAFLAVALIYWLMVVVLTRVQYWAETKLNKAYQR
- the rpmH gene encoding 50S ribosomal protein L34 — its product is MKRTFQPSVLKRKRSHGFRARMATKNGRATINARRAKGRKRLSK
- the rnpA gene encoding ribonuclease P protein component, producing MNKLAFSRELRLLTPEHYKKVFQQAHRAGSPHLTILARPNDLNLPRLGLAVPKKQIKTAPNRNRFKRIVRESFRLKQADLPAKDFVVIAKKSAQELSNEELFKLLDKLWHRLSRPSRG